The genome window GTTTAATTTGAAGTTATCATTAACTTCTTGGTttttcatcacttgaacaatcATCTGTGTTGTTATTTGATCAGATAAAGTGAATTGTGCATGCCAATCTTTGATTCTTTGACTGTACTTTCCAGGTGATGCCAGAATAATAGGATGTCCTCCATTTGGCAGGCCTAACACATCATAAACATCTTcacttgtaatattaatatctccATCCTTCAGCTTCAGTGAGATTGAGTGGTGATCAAAGATTTGGAGTACATTGTAGGCGATTTTGGTTGGCAAAATGTCAAGCTCAAAATCCAGTAAGAGTGCAAAACCAGCTCTTGTAACCCAGTCCCTCTGCTCTTTTGTGAGTTCACCTGCCATCTTACTAAAATGCCTTGGAGATATCCTTATCTTGACCTCgtcttttttcttatttatatgtTTAGCCCCTTCTGTTTTCTAATGAAATAAGAGGAAATAATTAGTGTTGTAAAAACCACAAGAAACGACAGTGCAGGGCATCACTAAAATATTGTGCTCAAATTTCTAATTCTAAGTaacgaaataaataaaaaatacctTAACATCCTTGTTCATGAACTTCAATAGTGGATATAATGTTCCAGCAATCCTTTTTCTTGGTATATGAGTTTCAAATGCAGCTTCCTGTTAAGAACATAAAACAATATACTAAGCAGTTGtatattcacaaatttatactaagcagttgtatattcacaaatttataaaactatggaacctgcaaaatcataaaacttgcaaatacatgtaaaatatactatttaacaagaagtatattcacaaatttataCTAAGCAGTTGTATTTTAGTGATCTTAGTTGATATACTTTAGTGATATACTTAATATACTTTAGTGATATACTTAATATAGTTTAGTGatatagttaatatattttagtgatagtgATATTCACCTATCTATTCCTTTAAAACGAATCAAGATTTTAAGCTACCAGTCTACTTTAAACAGATAGATATCTCACAaacaacacacacaaatatacagaCATTCgatatatactataattaaaGACTATATAAACGTCGATGCTTTAAAATCGAATTTAAGCACATTcgatatatatactatataattaataatgaagaaagtgaagaaagtgaagaaagTGTACCTTTTTCcttttgtattttgttattttaatctTTGGTTGTGCATTGTTGACTTGAGCTTGATTTTCTGTTTCATCCTCTTCTTGTtcatcctcttcttcttcatcctcaTTTTCTTCCTCACTTTCGTTTAGTACATCGTCttgttcatcatcttcttcttctgcactaTCTTCATCACCTTCTTCACCTTCTTGTGCACTATCGTCATCACCTTCTTCACCTTCTTGTGCACTATCGTCTTGCTCCATGTCTTCTGCACTATCTTCTTGTGCACTGTCTTCTTCACCTTCTTGCATATCTTCATCACTTTGTTTGTCATTATCTTGATCTCCATCTTGTTCATCCACCAGATTATTACAATTATGTTCATCCCCTTCTACTTCATCAACAAGTTTATTTCCCTATGAAATCATacaaaataatgatttagattaatttataaatcaataataCAACTAAGAAATAATGTAGTTGATCACATACAACAAGAGTTTTGATATTTCTTCCAGCAGTAGCCTTTATGACTTTGTTATCTGGACGTCGATAGACTTTTGCAAGTGGTCTATTGTCTCCTCTGTTGTTGGTATTCATGTTTGCTTGATCTTCGGATTCTAAATCTACAGGAGTATCTGCAGTGTTTGTAAACTTTGACAAACTATGTGCACGAAGTCTTGTACTTCTTCTGCATTGAACTATGTAACCTGCAAAATCATAAAACTTGcaaatacatgtaaaatatactatttaacaagaagtatattcacaaatttataCTAAGCAGTTGTATTTTAGTGATCTTAGTTGATATACTTTAGTGATATACTTAATATACTTT of Daucus carota subsp. sativus chromosome 3, DH1 v3.0, whole genome shotgun sequence contains these proteins:
- the LOC135151554 gene encoding uncharacterized protein LOC135151554: MPWKSYIVQCRRSTRLRAHSLSKFTNTADTPVDLESEDQANMNTNNRGDNRPLAKVYRRPDNKVIKATAGRNIKTLVGNKLVDEVEGDEHNCNNLVDEQDGDQDNDKQSDEDMQEGEEDSAQEDSAEDMEQDDSAQEGEEGDDDSAQEGEEGDEDSAEEEDDEQDDVLNESEEENEDEEEEDEQEEDETENQAQVNNAQPKIKITKYKRKKEAAFETHIPRKRIAGTLYPLLKFMNKDVKVFFIYFVT